Proteins from one Salinispora arenicola genomic window:
- the carB gene encoding carbamoyl-phosphate synthase large subunit, which produces MPKRTDLRHVLVIGSGPIVIGQACEFDYSGTQACRVLRNEGIRVSLVNSNPATIMTDPEFADATYVEPITPEFVELVIAKERPDAVLPTLGGQTALNTAVALHEAGVLEKYGVELIGANIDAIRRGEDRQLFKDIVAKAGVRIGVEDPAALVPRSRVCHSMDEVRDTIAELGLPAVIRPSFTMGGLGSGMAHTDADLERIAGAGLAASPVHEVLIEESVLGWKEYELELMRDRHDNVVVVCSIENVDPMGVHTGDSVTVAPAMTLTDREYQRMRDLGIAVLREVGVDTGGCNIQFAVNPVDGRIVVIEMNPRVSRSSALASKATGFPIAKIAARLAIGYTLDEIPNDITRKTPAAFEPTLDYVVVKIPRFTFEKFPGADPELTTTMKSVGEAMSLGRNFTEALNKAMRSMETKAAGFWTVPDPADATREGTLAALRMPHDGRLYTVERALRLGASIAEVAAASGGMDPWFLDQIAGLVELRAEIVDAPVLDVDLLRRAKRAGLSDRQLAALRPELAAEDGVRTLRHRLDVRPVYKTVDTCAAEFEATTPYHYSTYDVETEVVGSDRPKVLILGSGPNRIGQGIEFDYSCVHAVMALRDVGYETVMVNCNPETVSTDYDTANRLYFEPLTFEDVLEVWHAEDTSGRAAGGPGVVGVVVQLGGQTPLGLAQRLKDAGLPVVGTSPESIHLAEERGAFGALLARAGLRAPAHGTAISYDEARAIADEIGYPVLVRPSYVLGGRGMEIVYDDATLRDYIGRATDISPDHPVLVDRFLDDAIEIDVDALCDATGEVYLGGVMEHIEEAGIHSGDSSCALPPITLAGSHVAEVRRYTEAIARGIGVRGLLNVQYALKDDQLWVLEANPRASRTVPFVSKATAVPLAKAAARIALGATIAELRTEGLLPADGDGGSLPSDAPIAVKEAVLPFKRFRTPTGKGIDSLLGPEMKSTGEVMGIDTAFGHAFAKSQSATYGSLPTSGKIFVSVANRDKRGMIFPIKRLADLGFEIIATTGTAEVLRRHGIACEQVRKHYESGESEDAVSLIRSGEVAFVVNTPQGSGASARSDGYEIRSAAVTVDIPCITTVPGAAAAVMAVEARIRGDMQVRPLQALHASLRAPR; this is translated from the coding sequence ATGCCTAAGCGGACCGACCTCAGGCACGTCCTGGTGATCGGCTCCGGGCCGATCGTGATCGGGCAGGCCTGCGAGTTCGACTACTCGGGAACCCAGGCCTGCCGGGTGCTGCGCAACGAGGGAATCCGGGTCAGCCTGGTCAACTCGAACCCTGCGACGATCATGACTGATCCGGAGTTCGCCGACGCCACGTACGTCGAGCCGATCACCCCGGAGTTCGTCGAACTGGTCATCGCCAAGGAGCGGCCGGACGCGGTGCTGCCCACCCTGGGCGGCCAGACCGCGCTGAACACGGCTGTCGCGCTGCATGAGGCGGGTGTGCTGGAGAAGTACGGCGTCGAGTTGATCGGCGCGAACATCGACGCGATCCGTCGGGGCGAGGACCGGCAGCTGTTCAAGGACATCGTCGCCAAGGCCGGCGTCCGGATCGGGGTCGAGGACCCGGCGGCGCTGGTGCCGCGTTCCCGGGTCTGCCACTCGATGGACGAGGTCCGCGACACCATCGCCGAGCTGGGCCTGCCAGCGGTGATTCGTCCCTCGTTCACGATGGGTGGCCTCGGTTCCGGCATGGCCCACACCGATGCGGACCTGGAGCGCATCGCCGGCGCCGGGCTGGCCGCCAGCCCGGTGCACGAGGTGCTCATCGAGGAGAGCGTGCTCGGCTGGAAGGAGTACGAGCTCGAGCTGATGCGCGACCGGCACGACAACGTCGTGGTGGTCTGCTCGATCGAGAACGTCGACCCGATGGGCGTGCACACCGGCGACAGCGTCACCGTGGCCCCGGCGATGACGCTCACCGACCGGGAGTACCAGCGCATGCGTGACCTCGGCATCGCGGTGTTGCGCGAGGTCGGGGTGGACACCGGTGGCTGTAACATCCAGTTCGCGGTGAATCCGGTCGACGGCCGGATCGTCGTGATCGAGATGAACCCCCGGGTCTCCCGCTCGTCAGCGCTCGCCTCGAAGGCGACCGGTTTCCCGATCGCGAAGATCGCCGCGAGGCTGGCCATCGGCTACACCCTCGACGAGATCCCCAACGACATCACCCGGAAGACGCCGGCCGCCTTCGAGCCGACGTTGGACTACGTGGTGGTCAAGATTCCCCGGTTCACGTTCGAGAAGTTCCCCGGCGCCGACCCAGAGTTGACCACCACCATGAAGTCGGTTGGTGAGGCGATGAGCCTGGGCCGCAACTTCACCGAGGCGCTGAACAAGGCCATGCGCTCGATGGAGACGAAGGCGGCCGGCTTCTGGACCGTGCCCGACCCGGCCGACGCCACCCGGGAGGGCACCCTCGCCGCGCTGCGGATGCCGCACGACGGGCGGCTCTACACGGTGGAGCGGGCGCTGCGACTCGGCGCGTCGATCGCCGAGGTGGCCGCCGCGTCCGGCGGGATGGACCCGTGGTTCCTCGACCAGATCGCCGGCCTCGTCGAGCTGCGGGCCGAGATCGTCGACGCTCCGGTGCTCGACGTCGACCTGCTGCGCCGGGCCAAGCGGGCGGGCCTGTCCGACCGGCAACTCGCCGCGTTGCGCCCGGAGCTGGCCGCCGAGGACGGTGTCCGGACGCTGCGGCACCGGTTGGATGTCCGGCCGGTCTACAAGACCGTGGACACCTGCGCGGCCGAGTTCGAGGCGACGACCCCCTACCACTACTCCACGTACGACGTGGAGACCGAGGTGGTCGGGTCGGACCGGCCCAAGGTACTGATTCTCGGCTCGGGGCCGAACCGGATCGGGCAGGGCATCGAGTTCGACTACTCCTGCGTACACGCCGTCATGGCGCTGCGTGACGTCGGTTACGAGACCGTCATGGTCAACTGCAATCCGGAGACCGTCTCCACCGACTACGACACCGCGAACCGGCTCTACTTCGAGCCGCTGACCTTCGAGGACGTCCTCGAGGTATGGCACGCTGAGGACACCTCCGGCCGGGCGGCCGGTGGACCGGGCGTGGTCGGTGTGGTCGTGCAGCTCGGTGGGCAGACGCCGTTGGGTCTGGCGCAGCGGCTCAAGGACGCCGGGCTGCCGGTCGTCGGCACCTCCCCGGAGTCGATCCACCTGGCTGAGGAGCGGGGGGCGTTCGGCGCACTACTGGCCCGCGCTGGCCTGCGTGCTCCGGCACACGGCACCGCCATCTCCTACGACGAGGCAAGAGCGATCGCCGACGAGATCGGCTACCCGGTGCTGGTCCGCCCGTCGTATGTGCTCGGTGGACGGGGGATGGAGATCGTCTACGACGACGCCACCCTGCGGGACTACATTGGTCGGGCCACCGACATCTCCCCGGACCATCCGGTGTTGGTGGACCGTTTCCTCGACGACGCCATCGAGATCGACGTGGACGCGCTGTGCGACGCCACCGGCGAGGTATACCTCGGTGGGGTGATGGAGCACATCGAGGAGGCTGGCATCCACTCCGGTGATTCGTCCTGCGCGTTGCCGCCGATCACCCTGGCCGGTTCACACGTCGCCGAGGTGCGTCGGTACACCGAGGCGATCGCCCGGGGCATCGGTGTGCGGGGCCTGCTCAACGTGCAGTACGCCCTCAAGGACGACCAGCTCTGGGTGCTCGAGGCCAACCCCCGCGCGTCCCGGACCGTGCCGTTTGTCTCCAAGGCCACCGCGGTGCCGCTGGCCAAGGCAGCGGCCCGGATCGCGCTCGGCGCCACCATCGCCGAGCTGCGAACGGAGGGCCTGCTCCCGGCCGACGGCGACGGCGGCAGCCTCCCGTCGGACGCGCCGATCGCGGTCAAGGAGGCGGTGCTGCCGTTCAAGCGGTTCCGCACCCCGACCGGGAAGGGGATCGATTCGCTGCTCGGACCCGAGATGAAGTCCACCGGCGAGGTGATGGGCATCGACACTGCCTTCGGGCACGCTTTCGCCAAGTCGCAGTCGGCCACGTACGGCTCGCTGCCGACCAGCGGGAAGATCTTCGTGTCGGTCGCCAACCGGGACAAGCGCGGCATGATCTTTCCGATCAAGCGCCTGGCCGACCTGGGTTTCGAGATCATCGCCACCACCGGCACCGCCGAGGTGCTGCGCCGACACGGCATCGCCTGCGAGCAGGTCCGCAAGCACTACGAGTCGGGGGAGAGCGAGGACGCCGTCTCGCTGATCCGTTCCGGTGAGGTGGCGTTCGTGGTGAACACCCCGCAGGGTTCCGGTGCCAGCGCCCGCTCTGATGGTTACGAGATCCGCAGTGCCGCCGTGACGGTGGACATCCCGTGCATCACGACCGTCCCCGGTGCCGCGGCGGCGGTGATGGCGGTCGAGGCCCGGATCCGCGGTGACATGCAGGTCCGTCCGCTGCAGGCCCTCCACGCCTCGCTGCGGGCCCCGCGATGA
- the carA gene encoding glutamine-hydrolyzing carbamoyl-phosphate synthase small subunit encodes MRRGSAILVLEDGRTFHGEAYGSVGETSGEAVFNTGMTGYQETLTDPSYHRQVVVQTAPHIGNTGVNGEDDESGRIWVAGYVVRDPARIGSNWRATGGLEDRLAAEGVVGISGVDTRALTRHLRERGAMRVGVSSVETDPVALLARVRQAPPMVGADLSAEVTTPKPYVVEAQGEHRFTVAALDLGIKRNVPRRLAARGVTTHVLPAHSGIDDLRATGADAIFLSPGPGDPATADGPVALARAVLTSGVPLFGICFGSQILGRALGFGTYKLGYGHRGINQPVLDRATGKVEVTSHNHGFAVAFPGAEPGAVVPNQVVDTEFGGIEVSHVCLNDNVVEGLRAREVPAFTVQYHPEAAAGPHDADYLFDRFTELIEGRNHSRGRTNA; translated from the coding sequence ATGAGGCGGGGATCGGCGATCCTCGTCCTGGAGGACGGGCGCACATTCCACGGCGAGGCGTACGGCAGCGTCGGCGAGACGTCCGGCGAAGCGGTTTTTAACACCGGTATGACCGGCTACCAGGAGACGCTCACCGACCCGTCCTACCACCGGCAGGTGGTGGTGCAGACCGCGCCGCACATCGGCAACACGGGGGTCAACGGTGAGGACGACGAGTCCGGCCGGATCTGGGTTGCCGGGTACGTGGTCCGTGACCCCGCCCGGATCGGTTCCAACTGGCGGGCCACCGGTGGCCTGGAGGACCGGCTCGCCGCCGAGGGGGTGGTCGGCATCAGCGGCGTGGACACCCGCGCGCTCACCCGGCACCTCCGGGAGCGCGGCGCGATGCGAGTCGGGGTGTCCAGCGTCGAGACCGATCCGGTGGCGCTGCTGGCCCGGGTCCGGCAGGCCCCACCGATGGTCGGCGCGGATCTCTCCGCCGAGGTGACCACGCCGAAGCCGTACGTGGTCGAGGCCCAGGGGGAGCACCGGTTCACCGTCGCCGCCCTGGACCTGGGCATCAAACGCAACGTGCCTCGGCGGCTCGCGGCGCGGGGTGTCACCACCCATGTGTTGCCGGCTCATTCGGGCATCGACGACCTGCGGGCCACCGGCGCGGACGCGATTTTCCTGTCGCCCGGACCGGGTGACCCGGCGACCGCCGACGGGCCGGTGGCCCTGGCCCGTGCGGTGCTCACCAGCGGGGTGCCGCTGTTCGGTATCTGCTTCGGCAGCCAGATCCTCGGTCGGGCACTGGGCTTCGGCACGTACAAGCTCGGTTACGGCCACCGCGGCATCAACCAGCCGGTGCTCGACCGGGCCACCGGCAAGGTCGAGGTGACCAGCCACAACCACGGCTTCGCCGTCGCGTTCCCCGGTGCCGAGCCGGGCGCCGTCGTGCCGAACCAGGTGGTCGACACCGAATTCGGTGGCATCGAGGTCTCGCACGTCTGCCTCAATGACAACGTGGTCGAGGGGCTGCGGGCACGCGAGGTGCCCGCCTTCACCGTTCAGTACCACCCGGAGGCGGCGGCCGGTCCGCACGATGCGGACTACCTGTTCGACCGCTTCACTGAGCTCATCGAGGGCCGTAACCACAGCAGGGGGCGCACGAATGCCTAA
- a CDS encoding dihydroorotase, whose product MTAYLITNVSVLGAAPTDLLIRDGVVAEAGTGLAAPDAVVVNGTGLVALPGLVDLHTHLREPGREDAETVETGSRAAALGGYTAVCAMANTSPVADTAGVVEQVWRLGREAGLVDVQPIGAVTVGLAGERLAELGAMADSAARVRIFSDDGHCVADPRLMRRALEYVKAFDGIVAQHAEEPRLTEGAQMHEGEVATRLGLTGWPAVAEEAIIARDVLLAEHVGSRLHVCHVSTAGSVGVLRQAKARGVQVTAEVTPHHLLLTDEKAATYDPVYKVNPPLRTAADIAALRTALAEGIIDIVATDHAPHAVEDKECEWAYARPGMLGLETALSIALDVLGPQWDLIAERMSRAPARIAGLAEHGHDPAPGAPANLTLVDPAARRTVEPTELASRSRNTPYARMTLPGRIVATFLRGVATVLDGKAVK is encoded by the coding sequence GTGACCGCGTATCTGATCACCAATGTGAGTGTCCTCGGTGCCGCGCCGACCGACCTGCTGATCCGCGACGGCGTCGTGGCCGAGGCCGGCACGGGCCTGGCCGCCCCGGATGCCGTCGTGGTCAACGGCACCGGGCTGGTCGCCCTGCCCGGCCTGGTCGACCTGCACACTCACCTGCGCGAGCCCGGCCGGGAGGACGCCGAAACCGTCGAGACCGGCTCCCGGGCGGCGGCGCTCGGCGGCTACACGGCGGTCTGCGCGATGGCGAACACCTCCCCGGTCGCCGACACCGCCGGTGTGGTCGAGCAGGTCTGGCGGCTGGGCCGGGAGGCCGGGCTGGTGGACGTGCAGCCGATCGGCGCGGTCACGGTCGGCCTGGCCGGTGAGCGGCTGGCCGAGTTGGGTGCGATGGCCGACTCCGCCGCCCGGGTACGGATCTTCTCCGACGACGGGCACTGCGTCGCCGATCCCCGGTTGATGCGTCGGGCCCTGGAGTACGTGAAGGCGTTCGACGGAATCGTCGCCCAGCACGCCGAGGAGCCACGGCTGACCGAGGGTGCCCAGATGCACGAGGGTGAGGTCGCCACCCGCCTCGGCCTGACCGGTTGGCCGGCGGTCGCCGAGGAGGCGATCATCGCCCGGGACGTGTTGCTCGCCGAGCATGTGGGCAGCCGCCTGCACGTCTGCCACGTCTCCACGGCGGGCAGCGTCGGGGTGCTGCGGCAGGCCAAGGCCCGAGGCGTCCAGGTCACCGCGGAGGTCACCCCGCACCACCTGCTGCTGACCGATGAGAAGGCGGCCACGTACGACCCGGTCTACAAGGTCAACCCACCGCTGCGGACCGCCGCCGACATCGCCGCGCTGCGCACCGCACTGGCCGAGGGCATCATCGACATCGTCGCCACCGACCACGCCCCGCACGCGGTGGAGGACAAGGAGTGCGAGTGGGCGTACGCCCGGCCGGGCATGCTCGGTCTGGAGACGGCGCTGTCCATCGCGCTGGACGTGCTCGGCCCGCAGTGGGACCTCATCGCCGAGCGGATGTCCCGTGCCCCCGCCCGGATCGCGGGCCTGGCCGAGCACGGCCACGACCCGGCACCGGGCGCGCCGGCGAACCTGACGCTGGTGGATCCGGCGGCCCGCCGTACGGTCGAGCCGACCGAGTTGGCCAGCCGTAGCCGCAACACCCCGTACGCCCGCATGACGCTGCCGGGTCGCATCGTGGCGACCTTCCTGCGCGGTGTGGCGACGGTTCTGGACGGAAAGGCAGTGAAGTGA
- a CDS encoding aspartate carbamoyltransferase catalytic subunit has translation MIRHLLSGADVDAGTANRILDTAAEMATVAGREVKKLPALRGRTVVNLFYEDSTRTRISFEAAAKRLSADVINFSAKGSSVTKGESLKDTALTLQAMGADAVVVRHPASGAPHRLAEWVDGSVVNAGDGTHEHPTQALLDAYTMRSRLGRLAGLSVAVVGDVLHSRVARSNVLLLSTLGAKVTLVGPPPLIPVDIVAALAPGTAVCYDLDAVLPQSDVVMMLRVQRERMNDSYFPSAREYARRYGLDGTRMRRLPEHAIVMHPGPMNRGMEITPEVADSPRSTIVEQVANGVSVRMAVLYLLLGGNNR, from the coding sequence ATGATCCGTCACCTGCTCTCGGGTGCCGACGTGGACGCTGGTACCGCCAACCGGATCCTGGACACCGCCGCCGAGATGGCCACCGTGGCCGGTCGGGAGGTCAAGAAGCTGCCGGCGCTGCGTGGTCGAACCGTGGTGAACCTCTTCTACGAGGACTCCACCCGGACCCGGATCTCCTTCGAAGCCGCCGCCAAACGGCTCAGCGCGGACGTGATCAACTTTTCCGCCAAGGGGTCCAGCGTCACCAAGGGCGAGAGCCTCAAGGACACCGCACTCACCCTCCAGGCCATGGGCGCCGACGCCGTCGTCGTCCGGCATCCCGCCTCTGGCGCGCCGCACCGGCTGGCCGAGTGGGTGGACGGTTCGGTCGTCAACGCCGGCGACGGTACGCACGAGCACCCCACCCAGGCGCTGCTCGACGCGTACACGATGCGTTCCCGGCTGGGCCGGCTCGCCGGCCTGTCGGTGGCGGTGGTCGGTGACGTCCTGCACAGCCGGGTGGCGCGCTCCAACGTCCTGCTGCTGTCCACCCTCGGCGCCAAGGTCACCCTGGTCGGCCCGCCGCCACTGATCCCGGTGGACATCGTCGCGGCGCTCGCGCCCGGTACCGCCGTCTGCTACGACCTGGACGCGGTGCTGCCGCAGTCGGACGTGGTCATGATGCTGCGGGTGCAGCGGGAACGCATGAACGACTCCTACTTCCCGTCCGCCCGCGAGTACGCCCGCCGCTACGGCCTGGACGGCACGCGGATGCGCCGGCTGCCGGAGCACGCGATCGTCATGCACCCCGGCCCGATGAACCGGGGCATGGAGATCACCCCCGAGGTGGCCGACTCGCCCCGCTCCACCATCGTCGAACAGGTCGCCAACGGTGTCTCCGTCCGGATGGCCGTCCTCTACCTGCTACTGGGAGGGAACAACCGGTGA
- the pyrR gene encoding bifunctional pyr operon transcriptional regulator/uracil phosphoribosyltransferase PyrR: MAYPPAARSSTARQPSVKVILTSADVQRVVDRIAHQILEKTQGAQQTVLLGIPTRGAPLARRLAARISAFEGVDVPVGVLDITLYRDDLRRHATRAVGPTDLPTGGIDGMRVVLVDDVLFSGRTVRAALDALNDVGRPASVQLAVLVDRGHRELPIRADYVGKNIPTALAESVKVTLAEPDGADEVRLYGGDR; this comes from the coding sequence GTGGCTTACCCACCGGCTGCCCGTTCGTCAACCGCCCGACAACCCTCGGTGAAGGTGATTCTCACCAGCGCTGACGTGCAGCGCGTGGTTGACCGCATCGCCCACCAGATCCTCGAGAAGACCCAGGGCGCCCAACAGACCGTTCTGCTCGGTATCCCCACCCGAGGCGCACCACTCGCCCGGCGGCTCGCCGCCCGGATCAGCGCCTTCGAGGGGGTGGACGTCCCAGTCGGTGTGCTCGACATCACGCTCTACCGGGACGACCTGCGTCGGCACGCCACCCGTGCCGTCGGCCCCACCGACCTGCCGACTGGCGGCATCGACGGCATGCGGGTCGTCCTCGTCGACGATGTCCTCTTCTCCGGCCGGACGGTGCGGGCGGCGCTCGACGCGCTGAACGACGTCGGCCGCCCGGCGTCGGTCCAACTCGCCGTCCTGGTCGATCGCGGCCACCGTGAGTTGCCCATCCGCGCCGACTACGTGGGTAAGAACATCCCGACCGCCCTCGCGGAGAGCGTCAAGGTCACCCTCGCCGAGCCCGATGGCGCCGACGAGGTCCGGCTCTACGGGGGCGACCGATGA
- a CDS encoding transcriptional regulator BldD, with amino-acid sequence MPSEYAKSLGARLRSIRQQQGLSLQGVEEKSNGRWKAVVVGSYERGDRAVTVSRLAELADFYRVPVSELLPDGSGVRHEPTSKIVLDLERLYDEVSEDLAYVARYARAIQQQRGDYNGRVLSIRADDLRALAIVYDASPSGLIERLNEHGVLVADPRAFFAS; translated from the coding sequence ATGCCCTCTGAGTACGCCAAGTCGCTGGGCGCCCGCCTGCGCTCCATTCGCCAACAGCAGGGCCTGTCCCTGCAGGGCGTAGAGGAGAAGTCCAACGGACGGTGGAAGGCCGTCGTGGTCGGCTCGTACGAGCGCGGCGACCGAGCTGTCACCGTGTCCCGCCTCGCCGAACTGGCCGATTTCTACCGTGTTCCCGTCTCCGAGCTACTGCCCGACGGCAGTGGCGTACGCCACGAGCCCACCAGCAAAATCGTGCTGGACCTCGAGCGTCTCTACGACGAGGTCTCGGAGGACCTCGCCTATGTCGCCCGGTACGCCCGCGCGATCCAGCAGCAGCGCGGCGACTACAACGGCCGGGTGCTGTCCATCCGCGCCGACGACCTACGCGCCCTGGCGATCGTCTACGACGCCTCGCCGTCCGGCCTGATCGAACGGCTCAACGAGCACGGCGTGCTCGTTGCCGACCCCCGGGCGTTCTTCGCCTCCTGA
- the nusB gene encoding transcription antitermination factor NusB: MPARRKARKRALDVLFEADLRDRPPVEVLAGYVERLEKPRPEHLGYAVGLVEGIAVHLDRLDELIASYAEGWTLDRMPAVDRNLARIAVYELLYVDEIDDAVAISEAVELARQMSTDDSPRFLNGILGRIAEYATR; encoded by the coding sequence ATGCCGGCGCGTCGCAAGGCGCGCAAACGGGCGCTGGACGTGCTCTTCGAGGCGGATCTGCGGGACCGGCCACCGGTCGAGGTGCTCGCCGGCTACGTGGAGCGGCTCGAGAAGCCCCGACCGGAGCACCTGGGCTACGCCGTCGGCCTGGTCGAGGGTATCGCCGTGCACCTGGACCGGCTGGACGAGCTGATCGCCAGCTACGCCGAGGGCTGGACGTTGGACCGGATGCCGGCCGTCGACCGCAACCTCGCCCGGATCGCGGTGTACGAGTTGCTCTACGTCGACGAGATCGACGACGCGGTGGCGATCAGTGAGGCGGTGGAGCTGGCCCGGCAGATGTCGACCGATGACTCACCGCGGTTCCTCAACGGCATCCTCGGCCGGATCGCGGAGTACGCCACCCGGTGA
- the efp gene encoding elongation factor P — protein sequence MATTNDLKNGMVLNLDGELWAVVEFQHVKPGKGGAFVRTTLKNVLSGKVVDKTFNAGTKVDTATVDKRTMQYLYADGEDYVFMDLETFDQITVLGDTVGEAANYLLPEAEAVVATHESVPLYVELPTSVVLEVTYTEPGLQGDRSTGGSKPATVETGATVQVPLFITTGEKIKVDTRDGRYLGRA from the coding sequence ATGGCCACCACCAACGACCTGAAGAACGGCATGGTGCTCAACCTCGACGGTGAGCTGTGGGCCGTCGTCGAGTTTCAGCACGTCAAGCCTGGCAAGGGTGGCGCGTTCGTGCGCACCACGTTGAAGAACGTGCTCTCCGGCAAGGTGGTCGACAAGACCTTCAACGCGGGCACCAAGGTCGACACAGCGACCGTTGACAAGCGTACGATGCAGTACCTGTACGCGGACGGTGAGGACTACGTCTTCATGGACCTGGAGACGTTCGACCAGATCACCGTACTCGGCGACACGGTTGGCGAGGCTGCCAACTACCTACTGCCCGAGGCCGAGGCGGTTGTCGCCACCCACGAGAGCGTGCCGCTCTACGTCGAGCTGCCGACCAGCGTGGTGCTTGAGGTCACCTATACCGAGCCTGGTCTTCAGGGAGACCGTTCGACCGGTGGTAGCAAGCCGGCCACGGTCGAGACCGGCGCGACCGTGCAGGTGCCCCTCTTCATCACCACCGGTGAGAAGATCAAGGTCGACACCCGCGACGGCCGTTACCTCGGCCGCGCCTGA
- the aroQ gene encoding type II 3-dehydroquinate dehydratase, which yields MRVYVLNGPNLGRLGTRQPEVYGTTTYADLVELCQRTGRELGLEVVVRQTDAEHELLGWLHEAADLGAAVVLNPAAWSHYSVAVRDACALLRAPLVEVHISNIHAREPFRHQSVVSAVATGVICGLGVDGYRLALHHLAARHR from the coding sequence ATGAGGGTGTACGTGCTGAACGGGCCTAATCTGGGCCGCCTGGGCACCCGGCAACCAGAGGTCTACGGCACCACCACGTACGCCGACCTGGTTGAGCTGTGTCAGCGGACGGGGCGGGAGTTGGGGCTGGAGGTGGTGGTTCGGCAGACCGACGCGGAGCACGAGCTGCTCGGCTGGTTGCACGAGGCCGCCGATCTGGGTGCTGCCGTGGTGCTCAACCCTGCCGCCTGGTCGCACTACTCCGTGGCGGTGCGGGACGCCTGCGCCCTGCTGCGTGCCCCGCTGGTCGAGGTGCACATCTCCAACATCCACGCCCGTGAGCCGTTCCGGCACCAGTCGGTGGTCTCGGCGGTGGCGACCGGGGTGATCTGTGGCCTGGGTGTGGATGGCTACCGCCTGGCCCTACACCACCTGGCGGCCCGGCACCGCTGA
- the aroB gene encoding 3-dehydroquinate synthase, giving the protein MDEVTRIAVGGDRPYDVLVGRDLFDPPQLLPGAQRLAILFAPPLQGRAEQLAERTRMAGVAPLLIEVPDAEAGKHIDVAAACWERLGAAGFTRTDAVVGVGGGAVTDLAGFVAACWLRGVRWVPVATSLLGMVDAAVGGKTGVNTAAGKNLVGAFHPPAGVICDLATLDTLPPADLAAGMAEVVKCGFIADPVILELVEREPVAAVDPAGPVLRELVERAIQVKAHVVAGDFRESGAREVLNYGHTLAHAIEKVEGYRWRHGHAVAVGLVYAATLARLAGRLDAQTEQRHRAVVGALGLPTSYRSDAWPEVLATMRVDKKARGNVLRFVVLTGLAHPTILEAPSDELLHAAYREIAP; this is encoded by the coding sequence ATGGACGAGGTTACCCGGATCGCGGTTGGTGGCGACCGACCGTACGACGTGCTGGTGGGGCGTGACCTGTTCGACCCGCCGCAGTTGCTGCCCGGCGCGCAGCGGCTGGCCATCCTGTTCGCGCCGCCGTTGCAGGGCCGGGCCGAACAGTTGGCGGAGCGGACCCGGATGGCCGGGGTGGCGCCACTGCTGATCGAGGTGCCCGACGCCGAGGCGGGCAAGCACATCGATGTGGCCGCCGCCTGCTGGGAGCGGCTTGGCGCCGCGGGTTTCACCCGCACCGACGCCGTCGTCGGTGTGGGTGGCGGCGCGGTCACCGACCTGGCCGGGTTCGTTGCGGCCTGCTGGCTGCGTGGGGTGCGCTGGGTGCCGGTGGCGACGTCGCTGCTGGGCATGGTCGACGCGGCCGTGGGCGGCAAGACCGGGGTCAACACTGCCGCCGGCAAGAACCTGGTCGGCGCCTTTCACCCGCCGGCCGGGGTGATCTGTGATCTGGCCACGTTGGACACCCTGCCCCCGGCTGACCTGGCCGCCGGGATGGCCGAGGTGGTCAAGTGCGGCTTCATCGCCGACCCGGTGATCCTTGAGCTGGTCGAGCGGGAGCCCGTTGCCGCCGTGGACCCGGCAGGTCCGGTGCTCCGGGAGCTCGTCGAGCGGGCGATCCAGGTCAAGGCGCACGTCGTGGCCGGTGATTTTCGTGAGTCGGGGGCCCGGGAGGTGCTGAACTACGGGCACACCCTGGCGCACGCGATCGAGAAGGTGGAGGGCTACCGCTGGCGGCACGGTCACGCGGTGGCGGTGGGCCTGGTCTACGCGGCGACCCTGGCCCGGCTCGCCGGTCGGCTGGACGCGCAGACCGAGCAGCGGCACCGGGCTGTGGTGGGCGCTCTTGGTCTGCCCACCAGCTACCGGTCGGACGCCTGGCCGGAAGTGCTCGCCACGATGCGGGTGGACAAGAAGGCGCGGGGCAACGTCCTGCGTTTCGTGGTGCTGACCGGTCTCGCTCACCCGACGATCCTGGAGGCGCCCTCCGACGAGCTGCTGCACGCGGCCTACCGGGAGATTGCTCCATGA